The following are encoded in a window of Allosphingosinicella indica genomic DNA:
- a CDS encoding MmcB family DNA repair protein, with the protein MASQPHAISPDCFADEPPIARDVARGVTRLFFRQDIHALCEVPLPNGRRADMMAICGQGLLTIVEIKVSRADLMGDHKWPEYLDYCDRFFWAVPAGFGLADFDGAALGPEVSGLLVADRYDAAVIRDAPLRKLAPARRKAETLRFARRAARRMAGVLDPGLDGLD; encoded by the coding sequence ATGGCCAGCCAGCCCCACGCCATTTCGCCCGATTGCTTCGCCGACGAGCCGCCGATCGCGCGGGATGTCGCGCGCGGGGTGACGCGGCTGTTCTTCCGGCAGGATATCCACGCGCTGTGCGAGGTGCCGCTGCCCAACGGCCGGCGCGCGGACATGATGGCGATCTGCGGCCAGGGGCTGCTCACCATCGTTGAGATCAAGGTTTCGCGCGCGGACCTTATGGGCGATCACAAATGGCCCGAATATCTCGATTATTGCGACCGCTTCTTCTGGGCGGTGCCGGCGGGGTTCGGCCTTGCCGATTTCGACGGCGCGGCGCTGGGGCCGGAGGTTTCGGGGCTGCTCGTCGCCGATCGCTACGACGCGGCGGTGATCCGCGATGCGCCGCTCAGGAAGCTCGCGCCCGCGCGGCGCAAGGCGGAGACATTGCGCTTCGCCCGCCGCGCCGCGCGGCGGATGGCGGGGGTGCTCGATCCAGGGCTCGACGGCCTCGACTGA
- a CDS encoding CopD family protein: MNDLQTALTLTYAWIKAAHLIFVIFWIAGLFMLPRFYVYHQESAPGSDEEARWIERERKLRTIIITPSMILVWLLGLALVYITGAWTMGWFHAKLALVIGLSGYHGYMVGYGKKLASGQRPMSGKALRMMNEIPGVVTAIIVILVIVKPF; this comes from the coding sequence ATCAATGATCTTCAGACGGCCCTCACCTTGACCTACGCCTGGATCAAGGCGGCGCATCTCATCTTCGTGATCTTCTGGATCGCGGGACTGTTCATGCTGCCGCGCTTCTACGTCTATCATCAGGAGTCCGCGCCGGGCTCCGATGAGGAAGCGCGATGGATCGAGCGTGAGCGTAAGCTCCGCACGATCATCATCACGCCGTCGATGATTCTCGTCTGGCTGCTCGGCCTCGCGCTCGTTTACATCACCGGCGCCTGGACGATGGGCTGGTTCCACGCAAAGCTCGCACTCGTCATCGGCCTCTCCGGCTATCACGGCTATATGGTCGGTTACGGCAAGAAGCTCGCTTCCGGCCAGCGACCGATGAGCGGCAAGGCGCTCCGGATGATGAACGAGATCCCCGGTGTCGTCACCGCGATCATCGTCATCCTGGTGATCGTGAAGCCGTTCTAG
- the hemE gene encoding uroporphyrinogen decarboxylase, whose protein sequence is MTIPTKPLLAVLKGEKRAIPPIWLMRQAGRYLPEYRALRADKGGFLDLVYDPDAAAEVTLQPLRRFGFDGAILFSDILIVPYALGMDLTFEAGEGPRLAPPLSEARLADLTPAPGRLEPVYATVDKVARALDPNVTFLGFAGSPWTVATYMVAGRGSREQAEARRLAYRDPEGFGAIIAAVEAMTIDYLSGQIGAGVEAVQLFDSWSGSLSPAQFEQWVIAPTQRIVAGLKARHPDVPVIGFPKGAGGKLPAYAEATGIDAIGVDETVNPEWADAVLPKHMPVQGNLDPLALITGGAALESAVARIISAFRGRPHIFNLGHGILPDAPIAHVEQLLRLVRGGGDRA, encoded by the coding sequence ATGACCATTCCGACCAAGCCCCTGCTCGCCGTCCTCAAGGGCGAAAAGCGCGCAATTCCGCCAATCTGGCTGATGCGTCAGGCCGGGCGCTACCTTCCTGAATATCGTGCGCTGAGGGCCGACAAGGGCGGTTTCCTCGATCTCGTCTACGATCCCGACGCCGCGGCGGAGGTAACGCTGCAGCCGCTCCGCCGCTTCGGCTTCGACGGGGCGATCCTCTTCTCCGACATCCTGATCGTACCCTACGCGCTCGGCATGGACCTGACGTTCGAGGCCGGCGAGGGGCCGCGCCTCGCGCCGCCGCTGTCCGAAGCGAGGCTTGCCGACCTGACGCCCGCCCCAGGGCGCCTGGAGCCGGTTTACGCGACGGTGGATAAGGTTGCACGGGCACTGGACCCCAATGTCACCTTTCTGGGGTTCGCAGGCAGCCCCTGGACCGTCGCGACCTATATGGTCGCGGGGCGCGGCAGCCGCGAGCAGGCGGAGGCGCGGCGCCTCGCCTATCGCGATCCCGAAGGCTTCGGCGCGATCATCGCCGCGGTCGAGGCGATGACGATCGACTATCTCTCCGGCCAGATCGGTGCCGGGGTCGAGGCGGTGCAATTGTTCGACAGCTGGTCGGGCAGCCTCAGTCCCGCGCAGTTCGAGCAATGGGTGATCGCCCCGACGCAGCGGATCGTCGCCGGGCTGAAAGCAAGGCATCCCGACGTGCCGGTGATCGGTTTCCCCAAGGGTGCCGGCGGCAAGCTCCCCGCTTATGCGGAAGCGACCGGGATCGATGCGATCGGCGTGGACGAGACGGTGAACCCGGAATGGGCGGATGCGGTGCTGCCCAAGCACATGCCAGTGCAGGGTAATCTCGATCCCTTGGCGCTGATCACCGGCGGCGCGGCGCTTGAATCGGCGGTGGCGCGCATCATATCGGCGTTCCGGGGAAGACCGCATATCTTCAATCTGGGCCACGGCATCCTGCCCGATGCGCCGATAGCGCATGTCGAGCAGCTTCTGCGGCTGGTCCGCGGCGGTGGAGACCGGGCTTGA
- a CDS encoding TerC family protein yields MLEMWNHIVSDMGTLFAGSPAAWWAFGQVLLIDIVLAGDNAIVIGALAAGLPADQRKKVILIGIMAALVLRIAFALVVTQLMQIVGLIFAGGLLLLWVSWKMYRELRPAGAGIGGSPEVHGDESANIKPAKTFAGAAWAVAVADVSMSLDNVLAVAGAAREHPGILIIGLLLSVALMGVAANFIARYIERYRWIAWIGLAVILYVAGKMIFDGFVDPNVGIGTLIGF; encoded by the coding sequence ATGCTCGAGATGTGGAACCATATTGTCAGCGACATGGGCACGCTGTTCGCCGGTTCGCCCGCCGCTTGGTGGGCGTTCGGGCAGGTTTTGCTGATCGATATCGTCCTCGCGGGCGACAATGCGATCGTGATCGGCGCGCTGGCGGCGGGTCTTCCCGCGGACCAGCGCAAGAAGGTCATCCTAATCGGCATCATGGCCGCGCTCGTCCTGCGCATAGCTTTCGCGCTGGTGGTGACCCAGCTCATGCAGATCGTGGGGCTGATCTTTGCCGGCGGCCTGCTCCTGCTCTGGGTTTCCTGGAAGATGTATCGCGAACTGCGGCCGGCTGGCGCGGGGATCGGCGGATCGCCGGAAGTGCATGGCGACGAGAGCGCCAACATCAAACCCGCGAAGACCTTCGCGGGCGCCGCCTGGGCGGTTGCGGTGGCGGACGTTTCGATGAGCCTGGACAATGTCCTCGCGGTCGCCGGCGCGGCACGCGAGCATCCTGGCATCCTCATCATCGGCCTGCTGCTGTCGGTGGCGCTGATGGGCGTCGCCGCCAACTTCATCGCCCGCTATATCGAGCGTTATCGCTGGATCGCGTGGATCGGCCTCGCCGTTATCCTCTACGTCGCCGGCAAGATGATCTTCGACGGCTTCGTCGATCCCAACGTCGGTATCGGCACGCTGATCGGCTTCTGA
- a CDS encoding PTS sugar transporter subunit IIA — translation MNEVGDFLAIGAVDAGLFGENKKALFQHLANAAAGQTGLPAKTILAALSERERLGSTGFGGGVAIPHGKLADLPAVFGYFARLAQPIAYDAVDGLPVDLVFLLLSPVDAGADHLKALASVSRALRDRQTVAKLRGARSKDAIYALLAGTESADAA, via the coding sequence ATGAATGAAGTCGGTGATTTCCTCGCCATCGGTGCGGTCGATGCGGGCCTGTTCGGCGAGAACAAAAAGGCGCTGTTTCAGCACCTCGCCAACGCGGCTGCCGGGCAGACCGGGCTCCCCGCCAAGACGATCCTCGCCGCGCTCAGCGAGCGCGAGCGGCTGGGATCGACAGGCTTCGGCGGCGGCGTCGCGATTCCGCACGGCAAGCTCGCCGATCTGCCAGCGGTGTTCGGCTATTTCGCGCGGCTCGCACAGCCGATTGCCTACGATGCGGTCGATGGCCTGCCGGTTGACCTCGTCTTCCTACTGCTGTCGCCGGTCGATGCCGGTGCCGATCACCTGAAAGCGCTGGCCAGCGTCAGCCGGGCGCTGCGCGATCGCCAGACGGTGGCGAAGCTGCGCGGTGCGCGGTCGAAGGATGCGATCTACGCGCTACTCGCCGGCACCGAATCCGCCGATGCCGCCTGA
- the hpf gene encoding ribosome hibernation-promoting factor, HPF/YfiA family, whose product MDIRVSGHQVDTGDALRQHVEERMTGIADKYFSRAISANVTFGRGPHEHSFVCDIVAHVMQGVILKASANANDAHPAFDGAAEKIEKQLRRYMDRLKSRSSAPALELADIPADAGYTVFRADEEEAPATDHPPIIAETRVDIPDASVSDAVMLLDLRNTNALLFRNSGSGKFNMVYRRGDGTIGWVEPQRD is encoded by the coding sequence ATGGATATCCGTGTTTCGGGTCACCAGGTCGATACCGGCGACGCGCTGCGTCAGCATGTCGAGGAGCGGATGACCGGAATCGCGGACAAATATTTCTCCCGCGCCATATCGGCCAACGTCACCTTCGGCCGCGGCCCGCACGAGCATAGCTTCGTCTGCGACATCGTCGCGCATGTCATGCAGGGCGTGATCCTCAAGGCCTCGGCCAATGCCAATGACGCGCACCCGGCGTTCGACGGCGCTGCCGAGAAGATCGAAAAGCAACTTCGCCGCTACATGGACCGGTTGAAGAGCCGCTCTTCGGCGCCCGCGCTGGAGCTGGCCGACATCCCGGCCGATGCGGGCTACACCGTGTTCCGTGCCGACGAGGAGGAAGCGCCGGCGACCGATCATCCGCCGATCATAGCCGAAACGCGCGTCGATATTCCCGACGCCAGCGTCTCCGATGCGGTGATGCTGCTCGATCTCAGGAACACTAACGCCTTGCTGTTCCGCAATTCGGGCAGCGGCAAGTTCAACATGGTCTATCGCCGCGGCGACGGGACGATCGGCTGGGTCGAGCCGCAGCGCGACTGA
- a CDS encoding PaaI family thioesterase gives MPPDAGDRAGAAAHYRALESLYAVAPINRLFQSRIEIAEEGLARIRFTIDDSVSHAAGAAHGTIYFKMMDDAAFYACNSLVTDRFLLTTAFNMMFTKPLRGGEVVAEGRWVSGKRRVFVGEARLIDAEGEEAARGTGTFMRSHIPLSGLAGYRAG, from the coding sequence ATGCCGCCTGACGCGGGCGATCGCGCCGGCGCAGCGGCCCATTATCGCGCGCTCGAATCGCTTTATGCAGTCGCGCCGATCAACCGGCTCTTCCAGTCGCGCATCGAGATTGCGGAAGAGGGGCTGGCGCGGATCCGCTTCACCATCGACGACAGCGTCAGCCACGCCGCCGGCGCGGCGCACGGCACTATCTATTTCAAGATGATGGACGATGCCGCCTTCTATGCCTGCAACAGCCTGGTCACCGATCGCTTCCTGCTGACCACCGCATTCAACATGATGTTCACCAAGCCGCTGCGCGGTGGCGAGGTCGTCGCCGAAGGCCGCTGGGTGAGCGGCAAGCGCCGCGTGTTCGTCGGCGAGGCGCGGTTGATCGATGCCGAAGGCGAGGAAGCCGCGCGTGGCACCGGCACCTTCATGCGATCGCACATCCCGCTCTCCGGCCTGGCCGGCTATCGCGCCGGATGA
- the rho gene encoding transcription termination factor Rho — MHLKDLKQKTPAELVAMAEELGIEGASTLRKQELMFSILKVQAENGQEIMGMGTIEVLPDGFGFLRSPEANYLAGPDDIYVAPNQVRKFGLRTGDTVEGEIRGPKDGERYFALTRLTQVNYDDPDVVRHRVNFDNLTPLYPDEKLSLDTLDPTIKDKSARVIDIVSPQGKGQRALIVAPPRTGKTVLLQNIARAITDNHPEVFLIVLLIDERPEEVTDMQRSVNGEVISSTFDEPAQRHVQVAEMVIEKAKRLVEHKKDVVILLDSITRLGRAYNTVVPSSGKVLTGGVDANALQRPKRFFGAARNIEEGGSLSIIATALIDTGSKMDEVIFEEFKGTGNSEIVLDRKVSDKRIFPSLDVGKSGTRKEELLVDQATLSKMWVLRRILMQMGTVDAMQFLLDKMKDAKSNEDFFASMNQ; from the coding sequence ATGCATTTGAAAGACCTCAAGCAGAAGACCCCTGCCGAGCTGGTGGCCATGGCCGAAGAGCTGGGCATCGAGGGCGCGTCGACGCTGCGCAAGCAGGAGCTGATGTTCTCCATCCTCAAGGTCCAGGCCGAGAATGGGCAGGAAATCATGGGCATGGGCACCATCGAGGTGCTGCCCGACGGTTTCGGCTTCCTGCGCAGCCCCGAGGCCAATTATCTCGCCGGCCCCGATGACATCTATGTGGCGCCCAACCAGGTCCGCAAGTTCGGCCTCCGCACCGGCGACACGGTGGAAGGCGAGATCCGCGGCCCGAAGGACGGCGAGCGCTATTTCGCGCTGACCCGCCTCACCCAGGTCAACTACGACGATCCCGACGTTGTCCGCCACCGCGTCAATTTCGACAATTTGACGCCGCTCTACCCAGACGAGAAGCTGAGCCTCGACACGCTCGACCCGACGATCAAGGATAAGTCGGCACGGGTGATCGACATCGTCAGCCCGCAGGGCAAGGGCCAGCGCGCGCTGATCGTCGCGCCGCCGCGTACCGGCAAGACCGTGCTGCTCCAGAACATCGCGCGCGCGATCACCGACAATCACCCCGAGGTGTTCCTGATCGTGCTGCTCATCGACGAGCGGCCGGAGGAAGTCACCGACATGCAGCGCAGCGTGAACGGCGAGGTCATCTCCTCGACCTTCGACGAACCGGCGCAGCGCCACGTCCAGGTTGCCGAGATGGTGATCGAAAAGGCCAAGCGACTCGTCGAGCACAAGAAGGATGTGGTTATCCTGCTCGATTCGATCACCCGCCTCGGCCGCGCCTACAACACCGTCGTGCCGTCCTCCGGCAAGGTGCTGACCGGCGGCGTCGACGCAAACGCGCTGCAGCGGCCGAAGCGCTTCTTCGGCGCCGCGCGTAACATCGAGGAAGGCGGCTCGCTCTCGATCATCGCCACCGCGCTCATCGACACCGGATCGAAGATGGACGAGGTGATCTTCGAGGAGTTCAAGGGCACGGGTAATTCCGAGATCGTGCTCGACCGCAAGGTCTCCGACAAGCGCATCTTCCCGTCGCTCGATGTTGGCAAGTCCGGCACCCGCAAGGAAGAACTGCTCGTCGATCAGGCCACGCTCTCGAAGATGTGGGTGCTCCGCCGCATCCTCATGCAGATGGGCACGGTGGACGCGATGCAGTTCCTGCTCGATAAGATGAAGGATGCGAAGTCCAACGAGGATTTCTTCGCCTCGATGAACCAGTAA
- a CDS encoding cell wall hydrolase gives MSRNFRVAGFAAAILTLAAGVAYADPSQALDTDVAPITSRYIDHATATIDDAAPQVQTADAERILSHDVDFSTPVAQHAVAAIGGDERGALNGANPGGKMASLASLVEEHGATELGSDDLECLAGAVYFESKGEPLEGQLAVAEVIINRAGSGRFPTSYCGVVKQRGQFSFVRGGQIPSIPKASNAWRKAVAIARIAEDDLAESAGADAMFFHARYVSPGWRNLKRVGTIGNHIFYR, from the coding sequence ATGTCCAGGAATTTTCGCGTCGCGGGCTTTGCCGCGGCGATTTTGACGCTTGCCGCAGGGGTCGCCTACGCCGATCCGTCGCAAGCCCTCGATACCGATGTCGCGCCGATCACGTCGCGCTACATCGACCACGCTACCGCCACCATCGATGACGCCGCGCCGCAGGTGCAGACGGCCGATGCCGAGCGGATCCTTTCCCACGACGTCGACTTCTCAACGCCCGTCGCGCAGCATGCGGTGGCGGCGATCGGCGGAGACGAGCGCGGCGCGCTCAACGGCGCGAACCCGGGCGGCAAGATGGCCTCGCTCGCATCGCTGGTCGAAGAACATGGCGCGACCGAGCTCGGCAGCGACGATCTCGAATGTCTCGCCGGCGCGGTCTATTTCGAATCGAAGGGCGAGCCCCTGGAAGGCCAGCTCGCCGTCGCCGAAGTGATCATCAATCGCGCAGGCTCGGGGCGTTTCCCCACCTCTTATTGCGGCGTCGTCAAGCAGCGCGGGCAATTCTCGTTCGTCCGCGGCGGCCAGATCCCGTCGATCCCGAAGGCGAGCAATGCCTGGCGCAAGGCCGTGGCGATCGCGCGGATCGCGGAGGACGATCTCGCCGAGAGCGCGGGCGCCGACGCGATGTTCTTCCACGCCCGCTACGTGTCGCCCGGCTGGCGCAACCTGAAGCGCGTCGGGACGATCGGCAACCACATCTTCTACCGCTGA
- a CDS encoding DUF6489 family protein produces MKISVDVDCTPEEARRFMGLPDLTPVHDAYVQKMQKMVADGLTAEGMLDMVKQWGPMSEAGMKMWQQMMSGMAGKT; encoded by the coding sequence ATGAAGATCAGCGTCGACGTCGATTGCACGCCGGAAGAGGCGCGGCGGTTCATGGGGCTTCCCGATCTGACGCCGGTCCACGACGCCTATGTCCAGAAGATGCAGAAGATGGTCGCCGATGGCCTCACCGCGGAAGGGATGCTTGACATGGTCAAGCAGTGGGGTCCGATGAGCGAAGCCGGCATGAAGATGTGGCAGCAGATGATGAGCGGGATGGCCGGCAAGACGTGA
- the dnaQ gene encoding DNA polymerase III subunit epsilon: protein MREIVFDTETTGLSPQGGDRMVEIGCVEMFNRVETGRTFHAYFNPGRSMPAGAEAVHGLSDIFLSDKPLFADQCEALLEFFEDSPLIAHNAMFDFGFLNHELGLCSRPVVCMTRMVDTLVLARQRHPGAKHSLDALCTRYGIDRSLRIKHGALIDAQLLAQVYVELTGGRQIGLSLAAEAPAAAEAPADAIIVATVARPPRPHRPSDEELRRHAAFVATLTDAIWDRVEGRG, encoded by the coding sequence ATGCGTGAAATCGTCTTCGATACGGAGACCACCGGACTCAGCCCGCAAGGCGGCGACCGGATGGTGGAAATCGGCTGTGTCGAGATGTTCAACCGCGTCGAAACGGGCCGCACGTTCCACGCTTATTTCAACCCCGGCCGGTCGATGCCCGCGGGTGCGGAGGCGGTGCACGGGCTGAGCGACATCTTCCTTTCCGACAAGCCGCTGTTCGCCGATCAGTGTGAGGCGCTACTCGAATTTTTCGAGGACAGTCCGCTCATCGCGCACAATGCGATGTTCGATTTCGGCTTCCTCAATCACGAGCTCGGCCTGTGCAGCCGCCCGGTCGTCTGCATGACGCGGATGGTCGATACGCTGGTTCTCGCGCGGCAGCGGCATCCCGGCGCGAAGCACAGCCTCGATGCGCTCTGCACCCGCTACGGGATCGACCGGAGCCTGCGCATCAAGCATGGCGCGCTGATCGACGCCCAGCTTCTTGCGCAGGTCTATGTCGAGCTGACCGGCGGCCGGCAGATCGGCCTGTCCCTGGCCGCCGAAGCTCCCGCAGCAGCCGAAGCACCCGCCGATGCGATCATCGTCGCCACCGTCGCCCGCCCGCCGCGACCGCATCGTCCCAGCGACGAGGAACTTCGTCGCCACGCGGCCTTTGTAGCGACGTTGACCGATGCCATATGGGATCGCGTGGAGGGCCGCGGTTGA
- a CDS encoding DUF1491 family protein, with product MTPRLASDVLVRALRDKAQAEGGFATVLSKGDAQAGSVLLVLAERGVRRSAMERLLDPDGNYRWRTVGEEAANPESIEKFLSSRQKFDPDLWILELDIASAERFAAEMTAFD from the coding sequence ATGACTCCGCGCCTGGCGAGCGACGTGCTGGTCCGCGCGTTGCGCGACAAGGCCCAGGCGGAGGGCGGATTCGCGACGGTGTTATCCAAGGGCGATGCGCAGGCGGGCTCGGTTCTGCTCGTCCTCGCCGAGCGCGGCGTACGGCGTTCGGCGATGGAGCGGCTGCTCGATCCCGACGGCAACTATCGCTGGCGGACGGTTGGCGAGGAGGCGGCAAACCCCGAATCGATCGAAAAGTTCCTGTCCAGCAGGCAAAAATTCGATCCCGATTTGTGGATTTTAGAACTGGACATCGCGTCAGCCGAACGGTTCGCCGCTGAAATGACCGCTTTTGATTGA
- the coaE gene encoding dephospho-CoA kinase (Dephospho-CoA kinase (CoaE) performs the final step in coenzyme A biosynthesis.), whose translation MTLILGLTGSIGMGKSTVAAMFADEGVPVFDADAEVHRLQGPEGALVAEIEAHFPGTTSAAGVNRTTLAERVLGDGDALGRLEALIHPAVALARAEFLAAHEAAPFVVLDIPLLFEKGGWDQVDKIAVVSAPADVQRVRVLARPGMNAEKFARILALQLPDAEKRARADFVIPTGGSLGETREAVSGIVRTLSVPRRKPGSST comes from the coding sequence ATGACGCTGATCCTCGGCCTCACCGGATCGATCGGCATGGGCAAATCGACCGTGGCGGCGATGTTCGCGGACGAGGGTGTGCCGGTGTTCGATGCCGATGCCGAAGTGCACCGGCTGCAAGGCCCGGAGGGTGCGCTTGTCGCCGAGATCGAAGCGCATTTTCCGGGCACCACGAGCGCGGCGGGGGTGAATCGTACGACACTGGCGGAACGTGTGTTGGGTGACGGCGACGCGCTCGGGCGGCTGGAAGCGCTAATCCATCCCGCCGTCGCGCTCGCGCGCGCGGAGTTTCTGGCGGCGCATGAGGCGGCGCCGTTCGTCGTGCTCGACATTCCGCTGCTCTTCGAAAAGGGCGGGTGGGATCAGGTCGACAAGATCGCGGTCGTCTCCGCCCCCGCCGACGTGCAGCGCGTCCGCGTGCTGGCGCGGCCTGGGATGAACGCCGAGAAGTTCGCGCGCATCCTCGCGCTCCAGCTCCCCGACGCCGAAAAGCGCGCGCGCGCAGATTTCGTCATCCCGACAGGAGGATCGCTGGGAGAAACACGGGAAGCCGTTAGCGGAATTGTGCGGACGCTTTCCGTTCCCCGGCGAAAGCCGGGGTCCAGCACGTAA
- a CDS encoding Maf family protein, with translation MSLLLASKSAARQAMLAAAGVEFVTIDAPLDEEVVKRELRADGLDAAALAIALAERKAISADAAADAWVLGADQTLELADGTMLDKPASREDAKAQLRRMAGEAHQLHSGAALVQAGAVRWRHVASVALKMRPLSDAFLADYLDQEYEAVRWGVGGYRIEGPGAQLFTAIEGSHFVILGLPLLPLLAELRAIGLMAS, from the coding sequence ATGAGCCTGCTGCTCGCGTCGAAAAGCGCGGCGCGGCAGGCGATGCTCGCGGCGGCGGGCGTGGAGTTCGTCACCATCGACGCGCCGCTCGACGAGGAAGTGGTCAAGCGGGAGCTACGCGCGGACGGGCTTGACGCTGCGGCGCTCGCGATAGCGCTGGCAGAGCGCAAGGCTATTTCGGCCGACGCGGCGGCGGACGCCTGGGTGCTAGGCGCGGACCAGACGCTCGAACTTGCCGACGGCACGATGCTCGACAAGCCAGCATCGCGCGAGGATGCCAAGGCGCAGCTTCGGCGCATGGCGGGCGAAGCCCATCAGCTCCATTCCGGCGCGGCGCTCGTCCAGGCGGGCGCGGTCCGATGGCGGCACGTCGCAAGCGTCGCGCTGAAGATGCGACCACTGAGCGATGCCTTCCTCGCCGATTATCTCGACCAGGAATATGAGGCGGTGCGCTGGGGCGTCGGCGGCTACCGGATCGAGGGGCCGGGCGCGCAGCTCTTCACCGCGATCGAGGGGAGCCATTTCGTGATTCTCGGCCTGCCGCTGCTACCGCTTTTGGCTGAGCTGCGCGCAATCGGGCTGATGGCGTCATGA
- a CDS encoding pyruvate, water dikinase regulatory protein, which yields MSQLHLHLLSDSTGETLEVVAKACLAQFDGVEAVRHFWPMVRSEGHLDRVLDDIERRPGLVLFTLVSPHIRRELEQKCRKRNIPAVSALDPVIDALAAITGQAAKARPGRQHALDAAYFARVDAIQFTIAHDDGVGSENWEEADLVLAGVSRTSKTPTSIYLANRGFKVANIPLVPEAPPPPNLFTVKHPMVVGLTTNPDRLIQIRRNRLLALNQVEETNYVDAEAVSSELAFARRLFADHGWPVIDVTRRSIEETAFAIVKLCDERSEKGAA from the coding sequence CTGAGCCAGCTTCACCTTCATCTGCTCTCCGATTCCACCGGCGAAACGCTCGAAGTGGTCGCGAAGGCCTGCCTCGCGCAGTTCGATGGGGTTGAGGCGGTGCGCCACTTCTGGCCGATGGTCCGCTCCGAAGGCCATCTCGATCGCGTGCTCGACGATATCGAGCGGCGGCCGGGGCTGGTGCTGTTCACGCTGGTCAGCCCCCACATACGCCGCGAGCTCGAGCAGAAGTGCCGCAAGCGCAACATCCCCGCGGTTTCGGCGCTCGATCCGGTGATCGATGCGCTGGCGGCAATCACCGGCCAGGCGGCGAAGGCGCGGCCGGGGCGGCAGCATGCGCTGGACGCAGCCTATTTCGCGCGCGTCGACGCGATCCAGTTCACCATCGCGCACGATGACGGCGTGGGGTCGGAAAATTGGGAGGAAGCGGATCTCGTTCTCGCCGGCGTCTCGCGCACGTCGAAGACGCCGACCTCCATCTATCTCGCCAATCGCGGCTTCAAGGTGGCGAACATCCCGCTGGTGCCAGAGGCGCCGCCACCGCCCAATCTGTTCACGGTGAAGCATCCGATGGTCGTCGGCCTCACCACCAATCCGGACCGGCTGATCCAGATCCGCCGCAATCGGCTGCTCGCGCTCAACCAGGTCGAGGAGACCAATTACGTCGATGCGGAGGCGGTGAGCAGCGAGCTCGCCTTCGCGCGGCGGCTGTTCGCCGATCATGGCTGGCCGGTGATCGACGTCACCCGGCGCTCGATCGAGGAAACCGCCTTCGCGATCGTCAAATTATGCGACGAGCGTTCGGAGAAGGGCGCAGCATGA